The following proteins are co-located in the Solanum pennellii chromosome 1, SPENNV200 genome:
- the LOC107028921 gene encoding protein PAIR1 isoform X6 — translation MKLKMNKASDLSSISVLPPHARRPSVVPSAAESSVFGKSQPSQVRSQQQSQQSFSQGFSSQQAVYSQLSQSSLDDFVPNEQRLGSQERENSAKRMSCLPHINYTREETQMQLSKPSTNYLRKWSVPESKYQIEELEHKIGMVETLLSRQGMILDSIQSDIMQVNRGTKEMLMEMESLRPKLVSHDELLQLMNKDREDLKASLERTFKSMFEELRENKYQENIRDLSSLLRAMPNKLEMCILQLQTDLSKTLAKEIQIIAPRPDFHGQKHETAPVDPPKGINDCIPSREVKLLKKDQKTTMPPKIEMGSWTTVKINKTCMKQKIPIKSHTQNEAFQQERGCRITIESDEDIDAGFSCLLEENGTGIYPLDDAKEESARILRKARRRKRKHFNTIIID, via the exons atgaagttgaagatgaaCAAAGCATCGGATCTCAGCTCTATATCCGTTCTTCCTCCTCATGCAAG GAGGCCAAGTGTGGTACCAAGTGCAGCAGAGTCTTCCGTTTTTGGGAAAAGCCAACCCTCACAGGTTCGGTCACAGCAGCAATCGCAACAATCCTTCTCACAGGGATTTTCATCTCAGCAAGCAGTCTACTCTCAGTTATCACAGAGCTCTCTGGATGATTTTGTCCCTAATGAGCAA AGATTGGGTTctcaagaaagagaaaattcaGCAAAAAGGATGAGCTGTTTGCCTCATATCAACTATACACGAGAAGAGACTCAAATGCAGTTATCAAAACCTTCGACCAATTATTTGCGCAAATGGTCAGTTCCTGAAAGCAAAT ACCAGATTGAAGAACTTGAACACAAAATTGGAATGGTAGAGACTTTATTAAGCAGGCAAGGAATGATCTTAGATTCTATTCAGAGTGATATTATGCAAGTTAACCGGGGAACAAAAGAGATGTTGATGGAGA TGGAAAGCTTACGACCAAAGTTAGTTTCTCATGATGAACTGTTGCAATTGATG AACAAGGACAGGGAAGATCTGAAAGCTAGCCTCGAGAGGACCTTCAAATCTATGTTTGAAGAGCTTAGGGAGAACAAATATCAAGAGAACATCAGAGATCTTTCATCACTGCTTAGAGCTATGCCCAACAAACTTGAGATGTGCATTTTGCAACTTCAAACTGATTTGAGCAAGACCTTAGCTAAAGAGATTCAG ATAATTGCCCCCCGCCCAGATTTTCATGGACAAAAACATGAAACCGCTCCAGTCGATCCTCCAAAA GGCATCAATGATTGTATCCCTTCCCGTGAAGTGAAGTTGCTAAAGAA AGATCAGAAAACAACTATGCCGCCGAAGATAGAAATGGGAAGCTGGACTAcagttaaaattaataaaacttgTATGAAGCAGAAAATTCCCATCAAAAGTCACACACAGAATGAAGCATTTCAACAG GAAAGGGGATGTAGAATTACAATTGAATCTGATGAGGATATTGACGCGGGCTTTTCCTGCTTGCTTGAAGAAAATGGAACAG GGATTTATCCACTAGATGATGCAAAGGAAGAGAGTGCACGCATATTAAGGAAAGCAAGGAGGCGAAAGAGAAAGCATTTTAACACTATCATTATAGATTGA
- the LOC107028921 gene encoding protein PAIR1 isoform X4: protein MKLKMNKASDLSSISVLPPHARRPSVVPSAAESSVFGKSQPSQVRSQQQSQQSFSQGFSSQQAVYSQLSQSSLDDFVPNEQRLGSQERENSAKRMSCLPHINYTREETQMQLSKPSTNYLRKWSVPESKYQIEELEHKIGMVETLLSRQGMILDSIQSDIMQVNRGTKEMLMEMESLRPKLVSHDELLQLMNKDREDLKASLERTFKSMFEELRENKYQENIRDLSSLLRAMPNKLEMCILQLQTDLSKTLAKEIQIIAPRPDFHGQKHETAPVDPPKGINDCIPSREVKLLKKDQKTTMPPKIEMGSWTTVKINKTCMKQKIPIKSHTQNEAFQQKIPIRSHTQNGAFQQERGCRITIESDEDIDAGFSCLLEENGTGIYPLDDAKEESARILRKARRRKRKHFNTIIID, encoded by the exons atgaagttgaagatgaaCAAAGCATCGGATCTCAGCTCTATATCCGTTCTTCCTCCTCATGCAAG GAGGCCAAGTGTGGTACCAAGTGCAGCAGAGTCTTCCGTTTTTGGGAAAAGCCAACCCTCACAGGTTCGGTCACAGCAGCAATCGCAACAATCCTTCTCACAGGGATTTTCATCTCAGCAAGCAGTCTACTCTCAGTTATCACAGAGCTCTCTGGATGATTTTGTCCCTAATGAGCAA AGATTGGGTTctcaagaaagagaaaattcaGCAAAAAGGATGAGCTGTTTGCCTCATATCAACTATACACGAGAAGAGACTCAAATGCAGTTATCAAAACCTTCGACCAATTATTTGCGCAAATGGTCAGTTCCTGAAAGCAAAT ACCAGATTGAAGAACTTGAACACAAAATTGGAATGGTAGAGACTTTATTAAGCAGGCAAGGAATGATCTTAGATTCTATTCAGAGTGATATTATGCAAGTTAACCGGGGAACAAAAGAGATGTTGATGGAGA TGGAAAGCTTACGACCAAAGTTAGTTTCTCATGATGAACTGTTGCAATTGATG AACAAGGACAGGGAAGATCTGAAAGCTAGCCTCGAGAGGACCTTCAAATCTATGTTTGAAGAGCTTAGGGAGAACAAATATCAAGAGAACATCAGAGATCTTTCATCACTGCTTAGAGCTATGCCCAACAAACTTGAGATGTGCATTTTGCAACTTCAAACTGATTTGAGCAAGACCTTAGCTAAAGAGATTCAG ATAATTGCCCCCCGCCCAGATTTTCATGGACAAAAACATGAAACCGCTCCAGTCGATCCTCCAAAA GGCATCAATGATTGTATCCCTTCCCGTGAAGTGAAGTTGCTAAAGAA AGATCAGAAAACAACTATGCCGCCGAAGATAGAAATGGGAAGCTGGACTAcagttaaaattaataaaacttgTATGAAGCAGAAAATTCCCATCAAAAGTCACACACAGAATGAAGCATTTCAACAG AAAATTCCCATCAGAAGTCACACACAGAATGGAGCATTTCAACAG GAAAGGGGATGTAGAATTACAATTGAATCTGATGAGGATATTGACGCGGGCTTTTCCTGCTTGCTTGAAGAAAATGGAACAG GGATTTATCCACTAGATGATGCAAAGGAAGAGAGTGCACGCATATTAAGGAAAGCAAGGAGGCGAAAGAGAAAGCATTTTAACACTATCATTATAGATTGA
- the LOC107028921 gene encoding protein PAIR1 isoform X1, protein MKLKMNKASDLSSISVLPPHARRPSVVPSAAESSVFGKSQPSQVRSQQQSQQSFSQGFSSQQAVYSQLSQSSLDDFVPNEQRLGSQERENSAKRMSCLPHINYTREETQMQLSKPSTNYLRKWSVPESKYQIEELEHKIGMVETLLSRQGMILDSIQSDIMQVNRGTKEMLMEMESLRPKLVSHDELLQLMNKDREDLKASLERTFKSMFEELRENKYQENIRDLSSLLRAMPNKLEMCILQLQTDLSKTLAKEIQIIAPRPDFHGQKHETAPVDPPKGINDCIPSREVKLLKKDQKTTMPPKIEMGSWTTVKINKTCMKQKIPIKSHTQNEAFQQKIPIRSRTQNEAFQQTIPIRSHTQNGAFQQKIPIRSHTQNGAFQQERGCRITIESDEDIDAGFSCLLEENGTGIYPLDDAKEESARILRKARRRKRKHFNTIIID, encoded by the exons atgaagttgaagatgaaCAAAGCATCGGATCTCAGCTCTATATCCGTTCTTCCTCCTCATGCAAG GAGGCCAAGTGTGGTACCAAGTGCAGCAGAGTCTTCCGTTTTTGGGAAAAGCCAACCCTCACAGGTTCGGTCACAGCAGCAATCGCAACAATCCTTCTCACAGGGATTTTCATCTCAGCAAGCAGTCTACTCTCAGTTATCACAGAGCTCTCTGGATGATTTTGTCCCTAATGAGCAA AGATTGGGTTctcaagaaagagaaaattcaGCAAAAAGGATGAGCTGTTTGCCTCATATCAACTATACACGAGAAGAGACTCAAATGCAGTTATCAAAACCTTCGACCAATTATTTGCGCAAATGGTCAGTTCCTGAAAGCAAAT ACCAGATTGAAGAACTTGAACACAAAATTGGAATGGTAGAGACTTTATTAAGCAGGCAAGGAATGATCTTAGATTCTATTCAGAGTGATATTATGCAAGTTAACCGGGGAACAAAAGAGATGTTGATGGAGA TGGAAAGCTTACGACCAAAGTTAGTTTCTCATGATGAACTGTTGCAATTGATG AACAAGGACAGGGAAGATCTGAAAGCTAGCCTCGAGAGGACCTTCAAATCTATGTTTGAAGAGCTTAGGGAGAACAAATATCAAGAGAACATCAGAGATCTTTCATCACTGCTTAGAGCTATGCCCAACAAACTTGAGATGTGCATTTTGCAACTTCAAACTGATTTGAGCAAGACCTTAGCTAAAGAGATTCAG ATAATTGCCCCCCGCCCAGATTTTCATGGACAAAAACATGAAACCGCTCCAGTCGATCCTCCAAAA GGCATCAATGATTGTATCCCTTCCCGTGAAGTGAAGTTGCTAAAGAA AGATCAGAAAACAACTATGCCGCCGAAGATAGAAATGGGAAGCTGGACTAcagttaaaattaataaaacttgTATGAAGCAGAAAATTCCCATCAAAAGTCACACACAGAATGAAGCATTTCAACAG AAAATTCCCATCAGAAGTCGCACACAGAATGAAGCATTTCAACAG ACAATTCCCATCAGAAGTCACACACAGAATGGAGCATTTCAACAG AAAATTCCCATCAGAAGTCACACACAGAATGGAGCATTTCAACAG GAAAGGGGATGTAGAATTACAATTGAATCTGATGAGGATATTGACGCGGGCTTTTCCTGCTTGCTTGAAGAAAATGGAACAG GGATTTATCCACTAGATGATGCAAAGGAAGAGAGTGCACGCATATTAAGGAAAGCAAGGAGGCGAAAGAGAAAGCATTTTAACACTATCATTATAGATTGA
- the LOC107028921 gene encoding protein PAIR1 isoform X2 produces MKLKMNKASDLSSISVLPPHARRPSVVPSAAESSVFGKSQPSQVRSQQQSQQSFSQGFSSQQAVYSQLSQSSLDDFVPNEQRLGSQERENSAKRMSCLPHINYTREETQMQLSKPSTNYLRKWSVPESKYQIEELEHKIGMVETLLSRQGMILDSIQSDIMQVNRGTKEMLMEMESLRPKLVSHDELLQLMNKDREDLKASLERTFKSMFEELRENKYQENIRDLSSLLRAMPNKLEMCILQLQTDLSKTLAKEIQIIAPRPDFHGQKHETAPVDPPKGINDCIPSREVKLLKKDQKTTMPPKIEMGSWTTVKINKTCMKQKIPIKSHTQNEAFQQKIPIRSRTQNEAFQQTIPIRSHTQNGAFQQERGCRITIESDEDIDAGFSCLLEENGTGIYPLDDAKEESARILRKARRRKRKHFNTIIID; encoded by the exons atgaagttgaagatgaaCAAAGCATCGGATCTCAGCTCTATATCCGTTCTTCCTCCTCATGCAAG GAGGCCAAGTGTGGTACCAAGTGCAGCAGAGTCTTCCGTTTTTGGGAAAAGCCAACCCTCACAGGTTCGGTCACAGCAGCAATCGCAACAATCCTTCTCACAGGGATTTTCATCTCAGCAAGCAGTCTACTCTCAGTTATCACAGAGCTCTCTGGATGATTTTGTCCCTAATGAGCAA AGATTGGGTTctcaagaaagagaaaattcaGCAAAAAGGATGAGCTGTTTGCCTCATATCAACTATACACGAGAAGAGACTCAAATGCAGTTATCAAAACCTTCGACCAATTATTTGCGCAAATGGTCAGTTCCTGAAAGCAAAT ACCAGATTGAAGAACTTGAACACAAAATTGGAATGGTAGAGACTTTATTAAGCAGGCAAGGAATGATCTTAGATTCTATTCAGAGTGATATTATGCAAGTTAACCGGGGAACAAAAGAGATGTTGATGGAGA TGGAAAGCTTACGACCAAAGTTAGTTTCTCATGATGAACTGTTGCAATTGATG AACAAGGACAGGGAAGATCTGAAAGCTAGCCTCGAGAGGACCTTCAAATCTATGTTTGAAGAGCTTAGGGAGAACAAATATCAAGAGAACATCAGAGATCTTTCATCACTGCTTAGAGCTATGCCCAACAAACTTGAGATGTGCATTTTGCAACTTCAAACTGATTTGAGCAAGACCTTAGCTAAAGAGATTCAG ATAATTGCCCCCCGCCCAGATTTTCATGGACAAAAACATGAAACCGCTCCAGTCGATCCTCCAAAA GGCATCAATGATTGTATCCCTTCCCGTGAAGTGAAGTTGCTAAAGAA AGATCAGAAAACAACTATGCCGCCGAAGATAGAAATGGGAAGCTGGACTAcagttaaaattaataaaacttgTATGAAGCAGAAAATTCCCATCAAAAGTCACACACAGAATGAAGCATTTCAACAG AAAATTCCCATCAGAAGTCGCACACAGAATGAAGCATTTCAACAG ACAATTCCCATCAGAAGTCACACACAGAATGGAGCATTTCAACAG GAAAGGGGATGTAGAATTACAATTGAATCTGATGAGGATATTGACGCGGGCTTTTCCTGCTTGCTTGAAGAAAATGGAACAG GGATTTATCCACTAGATGATGCAAAGGAAGAGAGTGCACGCATATTAAGGAAAGCAAGGAGGCGAAAGAGAAAGCATTTTAACACTATCATTATAGATTGA
- the LOC107028921 gene encoding protein PAIR1 isoform X5 yields the protein MKLKMNKASDLSSISVLPPHARRPSVVPSAAESSVFGKSQPSQVRSQQQSQQSFSQGFSSQQAVYSQLSQSSLDDFVPNEQRLGSQERENSAKRMSCLPHINYTREETQMQLSKPSTNYLRKWSVPESKYQIEELEHKIGMVETLLSRQGMILDSIQSDIMQVNRGTKEMLMEMESLRPKLVSHDELLQLMNKDREDLKASLERTFKSMFEELRENKYQENIRDLSSLLRAMPNKLEMCILQLQTDLSKTLAKEIQIIAPRPDFHGQKHETAPVDPPKGINDCIPSREVKLLKKDQKTTMPPKIEMGSWTTVKINKTCMKQKIPIKSHTQNEAFQQTIPIRSHTQNGAFQQERGCRITIESDEDIDAGFSCLLEENGTGIYPLDDAKEESARILRKARRRKRKHFNTIIID from the exons atgaagttgaagatgaaCAAAGCATCGGATCTCAGCTCTATATCCGTTCTTCCTCCTCATGCAAG GAGGCCAAGTGTGGTACCAAGTGCAGCAGAGTCTTCCGTTTTTGGGAAAAGCCAACCCTCACAGGTTCGGTCACAGCAGCAATCGCAACAATCCTTCTCACAGGGATTTTCATCTCAGCAAGCAGTCTACTCTCAGTTATCACAGAGCTCTCTGGATGATTTTGTCCCTAATGAGCAA AGATTGGGTTctcaagaaagagaaaattcaGCAAAAAGGATGAGCTGTTTGCCTCATATCAACTATACACGAGAAGAGACTCAAATGCAGTTATCAAAACCTTCGACCAATTATTTGCGCAAATGGTCAGTTCCTGAAAGCAAAT ACCAGATTGAAGAACTTGAACACAAAATTGGAATGGTAGAGACTTTATTAAGCAGGCAAGGAATGATCTTAGATTCTATTCAGAGTGATATTATGCAAGTTAACCGGGGAACAAAAGAGATGTTGATGGAGA TGGAAAGCTTACGACCAAAGTTAGTTTCTCATGATGAACTGTTGCAATTGATG AACAAGGACAGGGAAGATCTGAAAGCTAGCCTCGAGAGGACCTTCAAATCTATGTTTGAAGAGCTTAGGGAGAACAAATATCAAGAGAACATCAGAGATCTTTCATCACTGCTTAGAGCTATGCCCAACAAACTTGAGATGTGCATTTTGCAACTTCAAACTGATTTGAGCAAGACCTTAGCTAAAGAGATTCAG ATAATTGCCCCCCGCCCAGATTTTCATGGACAAAAACATGAAACCGCTCCAGTCGATCCTCCAAAA GGCATCAATGATTGTATCCCTTCCCGTGAAGTGAAGTTGCTAAAGAA AGATCAGAAAACAACTATGCCGCCGAAGATAGAAATGGGAAGCTGGACTAcagttaaaattaataaaacttgTATGAAGCAGAAAATTCCCATCAAAAGTCACACACAGAATGAAGCATTTCAACAG ACAATTCCCATCAGAAGTCACACACAGAATGGAGCATTTCAACAG GAAAGGGGATGTAGAATTACAATTGAATCTGATGAGGATATTGACGCGGGCTTTTCCTGCTTGCTTGAAGAAAATGGAACAG GGATTTATCCACTAGATGATGCAAAGGAAGAGAGTGCACGCATATTAAGGAAAGCAAGGAGGCGAAAGAGAAAGCATTTTAACACTATCATTATAGATTGA
- the LOC107028921 gene encoding protein PAIR1 isoform X3 yields the protein MKLKMNKASDLSSISVLPPHARRPSVVPSAAESSVFGKSQPSQVRSQQQSQQSFSQGFSSQQAVYSQLSQSSLDDFVPNEQRLGSQERENSAKRMSCLPHINYTREETQMQLSKPSTNYLRKWSVPESKYQIEELEHKIGMVETLLSRQGMILDSIQSDIMQVNRGTKEMLMEMESLRPKLVSHDELLQLMNKDREDLKASLERTFKSMFEELRENKYQENIRDLSSLLRAMPNKLEMCILQLQTDLSKTLAKEIQIIAPRPDFHGQKHETAPVDPPKGINDCIPSREVKLLKKDQKTTMPPKIEMGSWTTVKINKTCMKQKIPIKSHTQNEAFQQTIPIRSHTQNGAFQQKIPIRSHTQNGAFQQERGCRITIESDEDIDAGFSCLLEENGTGIYPLDDAKEESARILRKARRRKRKHFNTIIID from the exons atgaagttgaagatgaaCAAAGCATCGGATCTCAGCTCTATATCCGTTCTTCCTCCTCATGCAAG GAGGCCAAGTGTGGTACCAAGTGCAGCAGAGTCTTCCGTTTTTGGGAAAAGCCAACCCTCACAGGTTCGGTCACAGCAGCAATCGCAACAATCCTTCTCACAGGGATTTTCATCTCAGCAAGCAGTCTACTCTCAGTTATCACAGAGCTCTCTGGATGATTTTGTCCCTAATGAGCAA AGATTGGGTTctcaagaaagagaaaattcaGCAAAAAGGATGAGCTGTTTGCCTCATATCAACTATACACGAGAAGAGACTCAAATGCAGTTATCAAAACCTTCGACCAATTATTTGCGCAAATGGTCAGTTCCTGAAAGCAAAT ACCAGATTGAAGAACTTGAACACAAAATTGGAATGGTAGAGACTTTATTAAGCAGGCAAGGAATGATCTTAGATTCTATTCAGAGTGATATTATGCAAGTTAACCGGGGAACAAAAGAGATGTTGATGGAGA TGGAAAGCTTACGACCAAAGTTAGTTTCTCATGATGAACTGTTGCAATTGATG AACAAGGACAGGGAAGATCTGAAAGCTAGCCTCGAGAGGACCTTCAAATCTATGTTTGAAGAGCTTAGGGAGAACAAATATCAAGAGAACATCAGAGATCTTTCATCACTGCTTAGAGCTATGCCCAACAAACTTGAGATGTGCATTTTGCAACTTCAAACTGATTTGAGCAAGACCTTAGCTAAAGAGATTCAG ATAATTGCCCCCCGCCCAGATTTTCATGGACAAAAACATGAAACCGCTCCAGTCGATCCTCCAAAA GGCATCAATGATTGTATCCCTTCCCGTGAAGTGAAGTTGCTAAAGAA AGATCAGAAAACAACTATGCCGCCGAAGATAGAAATGGGAAGCTGGACTAcagttaaaattaataaaacttgTATGAAGCAGAAAATTCCCATCAAAAGTCACACACAGAATGAAGCATTTCAACAG ACAATTCCCATCAGAAGTCACACACAGAATGGAGCATTTCAACAG AAAATTCCCATCAGAAGTCACACACAGAATGGAGCATTTCAACAG GAAAGGGGATGTAGAATTACAATTGAATCTGATGAGGATATTGACGCGGGCTTTTCCTGCTTGCTTGAAGAAAATGGAACAG GGATTTATCCACTAGATGATGCAAAGGAAGAGAGTGCACGCATATTAAGGAAAGCAAGGAGGCGAAAGAGAAAGCATTTTAACACTATCATTATAGATTGA